The sequence below is a genomic window from Nitrobacter winogradskyi Nb-255.
CCCGCGCTACGGCGGCCACGGCGCCGCCGCCGCGACGTCGATCTCGCTCACATTCGAAACGGTGCTGCTGTTCTGGATCGTCCGCCGCAAGCTCGGATTTCATGTTCTGGCGTTCGGGAAGGGGCGGGCCTCGACATGAAAGGCACATTCGTCATGGGCGGATTTATTGCGGCCATCCAGGTCGTTCCGATGGAAACTCCGCGAAGACGTGGATGCCCCGGACAAGCCCGGGCATGCCGAGAAGACAGGCTGTTCAGGTCGATCCGGTTACGCCGCCGTCCAGCCGCCATCGATCGACAGGTTGCTTCCGGTGATCTGGGCGGCATCGTCGCTGCAGAGATAGAGCGCCAGCGCCGCGACCTGCTCCACGGTGACGAACTGCTTGGTCGGTTGCGCGGCGAGCAGCACATCGTTGACGACCTGCTCCCTGGTCATGCCGCGCGACTTCATGGTGTCGGGAATCTGCTTTTCCACCAGCGAGGTCCAGACATAGCCCGGACTGATGCAATTGCAGGTGATCCTGTGCGGCGCAAGCTCGAGCGCCACCGCCTTGGTGAGGCCGGCTATGCCGTGCTTGGCGGCCACATAGGCCGACTTGAAGGGCGATGCCACCGTCGAATGCGCCGAGGCGGTAGTGATGATGCGGCCCCAGCCGCGCTTCTTCATGCCGGGCACTGCGGCGCGGATGGCATGAAAAGCCGATGAAAGATTGATGGCGATGATCGCGTCCCACTTCTCGACAGGGAACGACTCGACCGGCGAGACGAACTGGATGCCGGCATTGTTGACGAGAATATCGACCGAGCCGAAGGTTGTTTCGCCCAGTTCGATCATGCCGGCGATCTCGGCGGGCTTCGTCATGTCGGCAGGCGAGTAGACCGCCTTGACCTCGAACTCCGCCTCGAGGCCGGAGCGCGCCTTCTCGATGTCAGCCTCGGCGCCAAGCCCGTTGATCACGACATTGGCGCCGGCGCCGGCGAAGGCGCGGGCATAGGCCAGGCCTATGCCGCTGGTTGATCCGGTCACGACCGCGGTCTTGCCTTTCAACTTCGTCATCACCCTCTCCTGTCGGAAGCGCGGATCATCAAAGCCGCGCCGCGCTGCCGTCAAAGCACCGGCGACCATGTCGCCGGTCAAGCCGCTTCGCGCTCAAGCCCACCCGCGCACGACGACGCTTACTCCACGCAGTCGTTATCGCTCGCCCGTGGATGCCAACACCAGCGTCCAGAACACCTTGTACTTGGTTTCCGGAGCATAGCTCGCGGCGATGCCCAGTTTCGTGACGCCGTTCTTGAGCATGTTCGCCCGATGGGGAGGCGAATCGCGCCAACCGGAGAACGCCTCCGCGAGGGTATGATAACCGGCGCCGATATTCTCGACCGCCAGCGTCGCCGGATAGCCGGCCGCCGCCAGCCGCTTGGGCAGCGTCCCGGCAACGTCGTGATCCATCTTGTTGCGCTTGGCCATCGCCATCGATTGCGTCTCGGCAATCTTCATGAGTTCGGGATCAACCGTCACCGGACCGAGGCCGTTGTTGGCGCGATAGCCGGAAATCATCGAGGCCGCCATAACAGAATCCAGCTTGGCCCCGCCGTGCGCCATGTCGAGATAGAAAGCCGGCTGCTCCCTGGCAGCCGGCTTTTCCGTAACGCATCCAGCCACAAGCAGCAGGCCGAGAAGCACGGCAAAAGTGCGGATCATCCTGGTGTTCCGAATCCGAAGTTCGCCTCGTCATACTGCGCCCTCCGTAGCGAACTTCGGATTCGAAAGGACACGAGCA
It includes:
- a CDS encoding 3-hydroxybutyrate dehydrogenase codes for the protein MTKLKGKTAVVTGSTSGIGLAYARAFAGAGANVVINGLGAEADIEKARSGLEAEFEVKAVYSPADMTKPAEIAGMIELGETTFGSVDILVNNAGIQFVSPVESFPVEKWDAIIAINLSSAFHAIRAAVPGMKKRGWGRIITTASAHSTVASPFKSAYVAAKHGIAGLTKAVALELAPHRITCNCISPGYVWTSLVEKQIPDTMKSRGMTREQVVNDVLLAAQPTKQFVTVEQVAALALYLCSDDAAQITGSNLSIDGGWTAA
- a CDS encoding CAP domain-containing protein — protein: MIRTFAVLLGLLLVAGCVTEKPAAREQPAFYLDMAHGGAKLDSVMAASMISGYRANNGLGPVTVDPELMKIAETQSMAMAKRNKMDHDVAGTLPKRLAAAGYPATLAVENIGAGYHTLAEAFSGWRDSPPHRANMLKNGVTKLGIAASYAPETKYKVFWTLVLASTGER